Proteins encoded together in one Prunus dulcis chromosome 3, ALMONDv2, whole genome shotgun sequence window:
- the LOC117622098 gene encoding sigma intracellular receptor 2-like, with protein MGALVKLVDATLFVFFFVIALAAPLIDAQTCLPQSLFPNVLVELKSWYARQYGDYLVTQKPHFFVGIVWLELLFQWPLSIANLYGILAAKSWFNTTCLIYGVSVFTSMVTILSELVQSGKASDKLLYMYFPFLGLGVLAILRGLLPPSSTTSSGIGKRPTLGRKKKA; from the exons ATGGGTGCTTTGGTGAAGCTTGTTGACGCCACactcttcgtcttcttcttcgtaATTGCGCTTGCAGCGCCCTTAATCGACGCGCAGACATGCCTGCCTCAGAGCCTCTTCCCAAACGTGTTGGTTGAGCTCAAGAGCTGGTACGCGCGCCAATATGGCGATTATCTCGTGACCCAGAAGCCCCATTTCTTTGTTGGGATCGTTTGGCTCGAGCTGCTCTTTCAGTGGCCTCTTTCAATTGCCAACCTGTACGGAATTTTGGCTGCCAAGTCTTGGTTCAACACCACCTGCTTGATCTATGGCGTTTCTGTGTTCACTTCCATG GTTACTATATTATCAGAACTGGTTCAGTCCGGCAAGGCTTCTGATAAGCTGTTGTATATGTACTTCCCTTTTCTGGGGTTAGGTGTTTTGGCCATACTGCGTGGGCTGCTGCCACCATCCAGCACGACTAGTTCGGGGATTGGCAAGAGACCTACATTGGGTAGGAAAAAGAAGGCTTGA
- the LOC117621935 gene encoding sigma intracellular receptor 2-like → MDALVKTIDAILFVMFAITAVNAVLIDVQLCLPASFFSSSLAELKNWYVREFDDYLGKEKPHFFLGLIWVELVFQWPLLVANLYGIWAAKPWYNTTCLAYGASFYTTMAAILAELIGSGKASNKMLKLYYPAMGFALLAILQGLLPPPSATSSTGGRGTTKNGGPTKEKEDDLELKSFINFPFFNSFSLEGDTFLLLLVQP, encoded by the exons atggatgCTTTAGTGAAGACAATCGACGCCATACTCTTTGTGATGTTTGCAATAACTGCAGTGAACGCGGTGCTGATAGACGTCCAGTTGTGTCTGCCAGCAAGCTTCTTCTCAAGCTCGCTGGCGGAGCTCAAAAACTGGTACGTCCGTGAGTTCGACGATTATCTTGGCAAAGAGAAGCCTCATTTCTTCCTTGGCCTCATATGGGTTGAGCTCGTATTCCAGTGGCCTCTTCTGGTCGCCAACTTGTATGGGATTTGGGCCGCTAAACCATGGTACAACACCACCTGCTTGGCCTATGGCGCCTCTTTCTACACCACCATG GCCGCTATATTAGCAGAGCTCATAGGGTCGGGCAAGGCATCTAATAAAATGTTAAAGTTGTACTACCCTGCTATGGGGTTTGCTCTCCTGGCCATCCTGCAGGGGCTGCTCCCTCCTCCGTCCGCCACTTCTTCAACCGGTGGCAGAGGAACAACCAAAAACGGTGGGCccaccaaagaaaaagaagatgattTAGAACTCAAATCTTTCatcaattttccttttttcaattctttttccCTTGAGGGAGACACATTCCTCCTGCTTCTTGTTCAACCTTAG
- the LOC117621455 gene encoding uncharacterized protein LOC117621455 produces MSETRPVPRRESPWGRPEGDNREPKAHRCNDRAEDVIQACFEGNPFKTVPGPFKLFWQCMRSKPGEEPTEPYTYLQLDPPTREVKLE; encoded by the exons ATGAGCGAGACTCGACCGGTGCCAAGGAGAGAGAGCCCATGGGGGAGGCCAGAGGGAGATAATCGTGAACCTAAGGCCCATCGCTGCAATGACCGAGCCGAGGACGTCATCCAA GCTTGTTTTGAGGGCAACCCATTTAAGACAGTTCCAGGGCCATTTAAGCTCTTCTGGCAGTGCATGCGATCCAAGCCTGG GGAGGAACCAACAGAGCCATATACATATTTGCAGCTGGATCCCCCGACTAGAGAGGTGAAACTGGAGTAA